In Mycobacterium gallinarum, a single window of DNA contains:
- a CDS encoding GlxA family transcriptional regulator, protein MHVVAVLALPDTIAFDLATAVEAFGRVQLPSGAPGYRIVVCGSQPEVTAGPLRIATDHGLEALADADTIVVPGRNDPTVDTSQEVLSALTAAHARGARIASICSGAITLAATGLLDGKRATTHWIATEYFRARFPAVDLDPDVLYVDDGQVLTSAGASAGLDLCLHMIARDYGAAVAADAARLAVAPLHRSGGQAQFILRNQAAVKHIAERTELDDVLAWIEQEAHRDVTLHDIAARAAVSVRTLNRRFQSETGQTPMQWLTGVRVRHAQQLLESTAYGVERIGREVGFTSPANFREQFRRLTGVAPLNYRNTFRERMAS, encoded by the coding sequence ATGCATGTCGTCGCTGTGCTGGCGCTGCCAGACACCATTGCTTTTGATCTGGCAACCGCGGTCGAAGCCTTCGGTCGGGTCCAGTTGCCCTCTGGCGCACCGGGATACCGCATCGTGGTGTGCGGGTCACAACCGGAGGTCACCGCCGGGCCGCTCCGCATCGCCACCGACCACGGCCTCGAAGCGCTGGCCGATGCCGACACCATCGTCGTCCCCGGACGTAACGACCCCACGGTCGATACCTCCCAGGAGGTGCTGTCGGCCCTGACCGCCGCCCATGCTCGCGGCGCGCGGATCGCATCGATCTGCTCAGGTGCCATCACCCTGGCCGCCACCGGATTGCTGGACGGTAAGCGCGCGACGACCCATTGGATCGCCACCGAGTACTTTCGCGCGCGCTTTCCCGCCGTCGACCTCGATCCCGATGTCCTCTACGTCGACGACGGCCAGGTGCTGACATCGGCGGGCGCATCGGCCGGTTTGGACCTGTGCCTGCACATGATCGCTCGCGACTACGGAGCCGCGGTGGCGGCCGACGCGGCCCGACTCGCCGTGGCACCCCTGCATCGCAGCGGGGGACAGGCGCAGTTCATTCTCCGAAATCAGGCGGCTGTCAAACACATTGCCGAGCGCACCGAGCTCGACGATGTACTCGCGTGGATCGAACAGGAAGCACACCGCGACGTGACGTTGCACGACATCGCGGCCCGCGCCGCGGTGAGCGTGCGAACCCTGAACCGGCGATTCCAGTCTGAGACGGGTCAGACGCCGATGCAATGGCTGACCGGAGTGCGGGTCCGCCATGCTCAGCAGCTGCTCGAGAGCACCGCATACGGTGTCGAAAGGATCGGCCGTGAGGTCGGCTTCACCTCCCCGGCCAATTTTCGCGAGCAGTTCCGGCGGCTGACCGGAGTAGCACCCTTGAACTACCGCAACACCTTTCGTGAGCGGATGGCAAGCTGA